The following coding sequences are from one Salvia hispanica cultivar TCC Black 2014 chromosome 3, UniMelb_Shisp_WGS_1.0, whole genome shotgun sequence window:
- the LOC125209430 gene encoding uncharacterized protein LOC125209430: MEGGKKAVEEEDLQEEEVWEMINAREGSNSSSKTMGNFNQCNLSSSSFAWHVGGGAPRVSRHHRSAPVDIPGLSKIKKRSKRSDFDTRVDEDEDEEDEEGEVGPPHEVLAKRLERTRIIASHSMCEGVGRTLKGRDLSKTRNAILTKTGFIE, translated from the coding sequence ATGGAAGGCGGGAAGAAGGCGGTGGAAGAGGAGGATCTTCAAGAAGAGGAAGTGTGGGAAATGATCAATGCAAGAGAAGGTTCAAACTCAAGCTCAAAAACAATGGGAAACTTCAACCAATGCAATCTCTCATCATCTTCTTTTGCATGGCACGTTGGTGGCGGCGCTCCGAGGGTGTCTCGCCACCACCGCTCAGCCCCCGTGGACATTCCCGGCTTGTCAAAGATTAAGAAAAGGTCTAAGCGAAGTGATTTTGACACTCGGGTTGAtgaggacgaggacgaggaggacGAGGAGGGGGAGGTGGGCCCACCGCATGAAGTGTTGGCAAAAAGGCTTGAGAGAACAAGGATTATTGCTTCACATTCAATGTGTGAAGGAGTTGGGAGGACTCTCAAAGGAAGAGACCTCAGCAAAACCAGGAATGCTATTTTAACCAAGACTGGTTTTATTGAATAG
- the LOC125213946 gene encoding calcium-dependent protein kinase 2-like, with translation MGGCFSKKNHSSPDTNGYRSTAGANAGYQQINHDYQKPAAHHNPPPQTHHAPPPPAPHKPAPQPEPVAAQRLEPNNILGKPFEDVKSKYSIGKELGRGQFGVTYMCTEIATGHSYACKSILKRKLVSKSDKEDMKREVHIMQHLSGQHNIVEFKGAFEDRQTVHLIMEVCRGGELFDSIIAQGHYSEKAASDLCRQIVNVVQNCHFMGVMHRDLKPENFLLSSKDDKATLKATDFGLSVFIEEGKVYRDIVGSAYYVAPEVLRRSYGKEIDVWSAGVILYILLSGVPPFWAETEKGIFDAILNEEVDFDSQPWPSISSSAKDLVRKMLNKDPHRRITSAQVLEHPWIKGQASDKPIDSAVLSRMKQFRAMNKLKKLALKVIAQSLSEEEIKGLKAMFANMDTDNSGTITYEELKTGLARLGSKLSETEVQQLMEAADVDGNGTIDYIEFITATMHRHKLERDEHLFKAFQFFDKDNSGYITMDELETAMKDYGMGDGATIKEIISEVDTDNDGKINYEEFCAMMRSGTTQPVKLF, from the exons atgGGCGGTTGTTTCAGCAAGAAAAACCACTCGAGCCCCGACACCAATGGCTACAGATCCACTGCGGGAGCCAACGCAGGGTACCAGCAAATCAACCACGATTACCAAAAACCGGCGGCGCACCACAATCCTCCGCCGCAGACGCATCACGCGCCGCCGCCTCCAGCTCCACATAAACCCGCGCCGCAGCCCGAGCCCGTAGCAGCTCAGAGATTGGAGCCGAACAACATTCTCGGTAAGCCATTCGAGGATGTGAAGTCGAAATACTCGATTGGGAAGGAATTGGGGAGGGGCCAATTTGGGGTGACTTACATGTGCACTGAGATAGCGACGGGGCATAGCTACGCCTGCAAGTCGATTCTGAAGAGGAAATTGGTGAGCAAGAGTGACAAGGAGGATATGAAGAGGGAGGTGCACATTATGCAGCATTTGAGTGGGCAGCACAACATTGTGGAGTTCAAGGGTGCTTTTGAGGATAGGCAGACAGTGCATCTCATCATGGAGGTGTGCCGTGGGGGGGAGCTTTTCGACAGCATTATCGCGCAGGGGCACTACTCAGAGAAGGCTGCCTCCGATCTCTGCAGGCAGATTGTGAATGTGGTGCAGAACTGTCATTTTATGGGGGTGATGCATAGGGATCTCAAGCCCGAGAATTTCTTGCTTTCGAGCAAGGATGACAAGGCAACGCTCAAGGCCACTGATTTTGGACTCTCTGTCTTCATTGAGGAGG GCAAGGTGTATCGTGATATTGTTGGTAGTGCGTACTATGTTGCCCCAGAAGTTCTGCGGCGAAGTTATGGGAAGGAGATAGATGTATGGAGCGCTGGTGTAATTTTGTACATTCTCCTTAGTGGTGTACCTCCATTTTGGGCAG AGACTGAAAAAGGCATTTTTGATGCTATACTAAATGAAGAAGTTGATTTTGACAGCCAACCTTGGCCTTCAATTTCAAGCAGTGCCAAAGATCTTGTTCGAAAAATGCTGAACAAAGACCCCCATAGAAGAATAACTTCTGCACAAGTACTTG AGCACCCTTGGATTAAGGGACAAGCATCTGACAAGCCAATAGATAGTGCGGTGCTCTCTAGGATGAAGCAATTTAGGGCCATGAATAAGCTGAAGAAACTTGCGCTAAAG GTCATAGCACAAAGTTTATcagaagaagaaattaaagGTCTGAAAGCAATGTTCGCGAATATGGACACAGATAATAGCGGCACAATCACCTATGAAGAACTTAAAACTGGTTTGGCTCGTCTTGGTTCTAAACTGTCGGAAACAGAAGTGCAACAACTAATGGAAGCT GCGGATGTAGATGGTAATGGGACTATCGACTACATTGAATTTATCACTGCTACAATGCACAGGCATAAGCTCGAACGAGATGAGCACCTGTTCAAAGCATTTCAGTTCTTTGATAAGGATAACAGTGG TTATATCACAATGGACGAACTAGAAACTGCTATGAAAGACTATGGTATGGGGGATGGAGCTACCATCAAAGAAATCATTTCTGAGGTGGATACCGACAAT GATGGGAAAATTAACTACGAGGAATTCTGTGCAATGATGAGAAGTGGAACGACACAACCAGTAAAGCTCTTCTAG